The Caldibacillus debilis DSM 16016 genome includes a window with the following:
- a CDS encoding ABC transporter permease: MTAIALKKKEEPERAGGKTRLKNHFALRLFKNKIAFISLLFLVFVHIAVFIGPFFWTIHPEKIDPQHVLAGFSAKHPLGTDELGRDVLSRLLHGGRITLLVGFFAMLCTIFVGSFIGAVAGYFGGWLEALLMRIIEAMMAIPNFFLALIALTVLGNSPVMVVLVIALTSWMEIARIVYGETLKWKAQEFVEASVVAGASSFWTLFRHILPQIYPTIIVSGTLSIAGSILTESAISYLGLGIQPPTPTWGNMLQNAQQYIWTNPSLGFVPGAAITLVVLAYNFLGDGMRDALDPRYKR, from the coding sequence ATGACAGCCATCGCGTTAAAGAAAAAGGAAGAACCGGAAAGGGCGGGCGGGAAGACAAGGTTGAAAAACCATTTCGCTCTCCGCCTTTTCAAAAACAAAATCGCATTCATTTCCCTCCTTTTTCTCGTCTTCGTGCACATCGCCGTTTTCATCGGACCCTTTTTTTGGACCATTCATCCGGAAAAAATCGATCCTCAACATGTATTGGCCGGATTTTCCGCCAAACACCCCCTCGGGACGGATGAACTCGGCCGGGACGTCCTCAGCCGGTTGCTGCACGGGGGCAGGATCACGCTTTTGGTCGGATTTTTTGCCATGCTTTGCACGATTTTTGTCGGATCGTTCATCGGAGCGGTGGCCGGCTACTTCGGCGGCTGGCTGGAGGCTTTGCTCATGCGAATCATTGAAGCGATGATGGCCATCCCGAACTTTTTCCTGGCATTGATCGCTTTAACCGTGCTCGGCAATAGCCCCGTCATGGTCGTGCTCGTCATCGCGCTCACTTCGTGGATGGAGATCGCCAGGATCGTTTACGGGGAAACCCTCAAATGGAAGGCCCAAGAATTTGTCGAGGCTTCCGTCGTGGCGGGGGCATCTTCCTTTTGGACGCTGTTTCGGCACATACTCCCGCAAATTTATCCGACGATCATCGTGTCCGGCACCTTATCGATTGCCGGTTCCATCTTGACGGAAAGCGCGATCAGCTACTTGGGACTGGGCATACAGCCCCCGACGCCCACGTGGGGAAATATGCTGCAAAACGCCCAGCAATACATTTGGACGAATCCATCTTTAGGTTTCGTGCCCGGCGCCGCCATCACCCTTGTCGTATTGGCGTACAACTTTTTGGGCGACGGCATGCGGGACGCGCTGGATCCGCGATATAAACGTTGA
- a CDS encoding ABC transporter permease, which yields MLRYVLNRFWQSIILIFIVTVLTFFLINLAPGGPSSLMRMDATEEERQALIERMGLDKPVHVRYGEWLAKAIQGDLGVSLTSGQPVMQRIAERFPHTLELAVYTLIFSVILGVLLGTVSAVRRNRFADYSINFFSSLGLSVPPFWLAVMFMYLFSVVLQWLPASGVGSGGLTDRWKHLIMPVLILSTTTLPTIIRFTRSSILEVISQNYIRTARAKGAPERTVIAVHALRNALIPVVSVIGVLIPRLLGGAVITETVFGWPGMGRLIIEAAEGRDYNLIMGVTVVVTVIVVVTNFLVDILYSRIDPRVKNY from the coding sequence ATGCTTCGTTATGTCTTGAACCGTTTTTGGCAAAGCATCATTCTCATTTTTATCGTCACCGTTTTAACCTTTTTCCTGATCAACCTGGCTCCCGGCGGTCCGAGTTCATTGATGCGGATGGATGCGACGGAGGAAGAAAGGCAGGCGCTGATTGAAAGGATGGGGCTGGATAAACCCGTCCATGTTAGATACGGGGAGTGGCTTGCCAAAGCCATACAGGGTGATTTGGGCGTTTCCCTTACCAGCGGGCAACCTGTCATGCAGCGGATTGCGGAACGTTTTCCCCATACTTTGGAGCTTGCCGTTTACACTTTAATTTTCTCCGTTATATTGGGCGTTCTTTTGGGGACCGTTTCCGCGGTCCGCCGGAACAGGTTCGCCGATTATTCGATCAATTTCTTCAGTTCCTTGGGCTTATCCGTGCCTCCCTTTTGGCTGGCCGTCATGTTTATGTACTTGTTTTCCGTTGTTCTCCAATGGCTTCCCGCTTCCGGCGTCGGCTCCGGGGGATTGACGGACAGGTGGAAGCACCTGATCATGCCGGTTCTCATCCTTTCCACAACCACCTTGCCGACGATCATCCGTTTTACAAGGTCATCCATTTTGGAAGTCATTTCGCAAAACTATATCCGAACCGCCAGAGCCAAAGGAGCACCGGAACGAACCGTAATTGCCGTACACGCCCTGCGGAATGCCCTCATTCCGGTGGTCTCGGTCATCGGCGTATTAATCCCCCGCTTGCTGGGAGGGGCGGTCATTACGGAAACCGTCTTCGGCTGGCCCGGAATGGGACGCCTGATCATTGAAGCCGCCGAGGGGAGAGATTACAACCTGATCATGGGGGTTACGGTGGTCGTGACCGTCATCGTGGTTGTGACCAACTTCCTCGTGGACATCCTATATTCCAGAATCGATCCCCGGGTAAAAAATTATTGA